One genomic window of Roseobacter ponti includes the following:
- a CDS encoding helix-turn-helix transcriptional regulator, which translates to MSLEWSARVAQIISSLGTPDLPGHLSDALKALVDFDDTVIFGYVGASRPLALYNDFPEDRRRLHVDEYLEGPYLLDPFFLASTGDVEQGLWRLSEIAPDRFYQGEYFRSYYGQTGLAEEIGYLVNIHANLSIVISLMRRTRRFSKAEIRTLKAAWPVVEATCRRQWDQTSDVHDQEDSSFEGKIALAFRRIGEGILTPREREVVELTLKGHSADAVGKLLGISSGTVRIHRKNIYSKLRINSQGELFSAFLAAITDSGEPSGFSYKQ; encoded by the coding sequence ATGTCCCTCGAATGGAGCGCCCGCGTTGCACAAATCATAAGCAGTCTTGGGACGCCCGATCTTCCCGGGCACCTGTCAGACGCGCTGAAGGCATTGGTTGATTTCGATGACACAGTCATTTTTGGCTATGTGGGCGCCTCCCGTCCGTTGGCGCTTTACAATGATTTTCCCGAGGACAGACGGCGGCTGCATGTTGATGAATACCTCGAAGGACCGTACCTGCTGGATCCGTTTTTCCTTGCCAGCACGGGCGATGTGGAACAGGGGCTGTGGCGTCTAAGCGAAATTGCTCCGGACAGGTTTTACCAGGGGGAGTATTTCAGAAGCTACTACGGTCAGACCGGCCTCGCGGAGGAGATCGGCTATCTGGTAAACATCCACGCGAACCTTTCCATTGTAATCTCTCTGATGCGTCGGACACGGCGCTTCAGCAAAGCGGAAATCAGGACTTTGAAGGCTGCGTGGCCCGTCGTGGAAGCGACCTGCCGCAGACAGTGGGATCAGACCAGCGACGTGCACGATCAGGAAGACAGCAGTTTTGAGGGCAAGATTGCGCTCGCATTTCGCCGGATCGGCGAAGGGATCTTAACACCGCGCGAACGTGAGGTTGTGGAACTGACGCTGAAAGGTCATTCAGCAGATGCAGTCGGCAAGCTGCTCGGTATATCTTCGGGGACAGTCCGGATTCACCGCAAGAACATCTATTCAAAACTGCGGATCAACTCTCAGGGAGAGTTATTCTCCGCGTTTCTGGCGGCCATCACAGACAGCGGGGAACCGTCCGGTTTTAGTTACAAACAGTGA
- a CDS encoding AMP-binding protein codes for MAISFGKKRNVVCEAGKSRPATINETRYVMAELAETGSYMIAMGHRVEGRPDVDLLQKSFETVVRRHEALRTSFALNGRRVEARISETPRFVFAHMQSDDMSPAAFRDLVLPLVFDDVRPDVPGSLVRLFVVEAAECWRFTVAMHHAVSDGFSRGVVNRELLKLYAGETLADVNSYADYAGNAPRISDAETEAAVARFPQPAQMPPDGAARAGAGTRGQFIERGLPGAGPALRRVSKSCGAGKFATLAALYALGLKAFTGESQVATFFQSEGRRSLGAPNSVVGPFSNTLPLDLQFDPGMPFDRLAREIKGRVSAVLALENTDVAERVHEAGRAPAVSLNMFPPAPVIRAGDLKTGPREFLDRRTEHDLNLVWSEDSGVIRARAFYEAAHLSEERAAAFLSLQIRLLNMVLETPGIGCDLLLARAYAKAPAKIAPSRTDPPPGRLHDAFFDQAQKTPDAPAVIAPQEQWSYDALRAEAAAYSRALLLADAGPRETIAVLADRQPALVAALLGISAYGAPFVVIDAGLPRERIRAILQRADAKRAFALTTPAAVASGGSVTLLRPARYGPDIPPARHQPGRAVAWHLFTSGTTGEPKRVSHPDATLIRFLRWQAEMLGGGSFRTMLMAGLTHDPVMRDIFLPLSTGGAVVIPREEDIRDPAALRELIDHNRPDTLHLTPATGHLISIGAGNDAAFSSVRHLFWGGDRLDATKVSRWRQFAPGARQFNLYGTTETPQAALICEISGAETRLKMPLGEPVPWAGVRIERDGVQAGFGVLGEIVIDLGDPVRGARGGPDTATGAPSMVHHTGDFGFMLPGSGVHFAGRKDDQIKVNALRIELSDISHHAEDVPGVRQAVTLQTGADGRELSLFIVSENLRGPAEIRAALSQMLPDYMVPQHIVVVDHIPLSPNGKTDAKALRAMTAEVPENHRPSQPVQTAAERQIADVLARSTGLPADDRHLSLADLGADSLARIEARLGLEALGVDLAQGWEFTSITDLAKKGFSSASGRPSRRGAFAPQRMESFLVMRSLAIIAIVAHHSGLYFSNGFSAALIALTGFSFAKLQLPAILGDDRTGRVWATIARLMVPLVPVSLVIYGVHIAIGNDPHISALLFYENMSAFVDSVLLQRSDSRHHISWLWFLHVYLQIFIVIGLLLASGRVRRALRSAQWRTVMGFFVLAEAAGFSTVLIAGLLYGDIGHVAATLHRSAGMLMPVLVVGGLAALATTRRELLVSLLAGLGHILLFNLVIPGGDTGIWLFAVTLATLAPYIPLPAFLSVVVLAVSGEALMIYLTHRASLFALTTGLGFEPPALIQVIFALVTGVLLGKAVRPLLDRLGVGRLAERRVNFS; via the coding sequence GTGGCGATCAGTTTTGGAAAAAAACGGAACGTAGTCTGTGAGGCGGGCAAAAGCCGCCCCGCCACGATCAATGAAACGCGCTATGTCATGGCGGAGCTGGCGGAAACGGGATCTTATATGATCGCGATGGGGCACCGTGTCGAAGGTCGCCCCGACGTTGATCTGCTGCAAAAATCCTTTGAGACCGTCGTCCGGCGGCATGAAGCTCTGCGCACGTCTTTCGCACTGAACGGGCGCAGGGTTGAGGCGCGGATCAGCGAGACGCCGCGCTTTGTTTTCGCGCATATGCAGTCCGATGATATGAGTCCGGCAGCCTTTCGCGACCTCGTGCTGCCGCTCGTTTTCGATGATGTCCGGCCTGATGTGCCGGGATCACTTGTGCGTCTTTTTGTGGTTGAGGCCGCTGAGTGCTGGCGCTTTACGGTCGCGATGCATCATGCTGTTTCCGATGGTTTTTCGCGTGGCGTCGTAAATCGTGAACTGTTGAAGCTTTATGCCGGTGAGACACTGGCTGATGTTAACAGTTACGCTGATTATGCCGGCAACGCCCCCCGGATCAGCGATGCCGAAACAGAGGCCGCAGTGGCCCGGTTTCCACAGCCTGCACAAATGCCACCGGACGGTGCAGCGCGGGCGGGTGCCGGAACACGTGGGCAGTTTATTGAACGCGGATTGCCCGGCGCCGGACCCGCGCTGCGCCGCGTCAGCAAATCCTGTGGCGCCGGTAAGTTTGCGACGCTCGCCGCGCTCTATGCGCTGGGGCTGAAAGCATTTACCGGAGAGAGTCAGGTTGCCACTTTTTTTCAGAGTGAGGGCCGCAGAAGTCTCGGTGCGCCCAATTCGGTGGTGGGGCCGTTCTCCAACACGCTGCCGCTTGACCTGCAGTTTGATCCGGGCATGCCGTTCGACAGGCTCGCGCGTGAGATCAAGGGACGAGTGAGCGCGGTACTGGCGCTTGAAAACACCGACGTTGCCGAACGTGTTCACGAGGCGGGCAGGGCACCTGCGGTATCCCTGAATATGTTCCCGCCGGCGCCGGTGATCCGGGCCGGCGATCTGAAAACCGGGCCGCGTGAGTTTCTGGACAGGCGCACTGAGCATGATCTCAACCTGGTCTGGAGCGAAGACAGCGGCGTGATCCGCGCCCGGGCGTTTTATGAAGCGGCACATCTGTCAGAGGAACGGGCTGCTGCGTTTCTCAGCCTGCAGATCCGCCTGCTGAACATGGTGCTTGAGACACCCGGTATCGGCTGTGACCTGCTGCTTGCGCGAGCTTATGCCAAGGCTCCGGCAAAGATCGCGCCCTCTCGAACCGATCCGCCGCCCGGGCGGTTGCACGATGCGTTCTTTGACCAGGCACAAAAGACGCCTGACGCGCCTGCCGTCATCGCGCCGCAGGAGCAATGGTCTTATGATGCGCTGAGGGCTGAGGCCGCTGCGTATTCCCGCGCCCTTTTGCTGGCAGATGCCGGTCCGCGCGAAACGATCGCGGTGCTGGCGGATCGCCAGCCGGCTCTGGTGGCCGCTCTTCTGGGCATATCAGCTTATGGTGCGCCTTTTGTTGTGATTGATGCGGGACTGCCACGGGAGCGGATCAGAGCAATATTGCAACGCGCTGATGCAAAGCGCGCTTTTGCCCTGACCACCCCTGCGGCGGTTGCGTCGGGGGGCAGTGTGACACTGCTCAGACCAGCCAGATATGGCCCTGATATTCCGCCGGCCCGGCATCAACCCGGGCGCGCGGTTGCCTGGCATCTTTTCACCTCCGGCACGACGGGCGAACCTAAAAGAGTCTCCCATCCTGATGCGACTTTGATCCGCTTTCTCCGCTGGCAGGCAGAGATGCTCGGGGGCGGATCGTTCCGTACCATGCTGATGGCGGGTCTCACGCATGATCCGGTGATGCGCGATATATTTCTGCCGCTGTCCACAGGTGGCGCGGTGGTCATTCCGCGAGAAGAAGACATCCGCGATCCTGCGGCGCTGCGTGAGCTGATTGACCATAACAGACCGGACACACTGCACCTTACCCCCGCGACAGGGCACCTGATCAGCATTGGTGCCGGTAACGACGCCGCTTTCAGCAGTGTCAGACATTTATTCTGGGGAGGTGACCGGCTGGACGCTACCAAAGTGTCGCGCTGGCGGCAGTTTGCGCCCGGGGCCCGTCAGTTCAACCTCTATGGCACGACCGAGACCCCGCAGGCGGCCCTGATCTGTGAAATCTCGGGCGCGGAAACGCGGTTGAAAATGCCGCTGGGCGAACCCGTGCCCTGGGCCGGGGTGCGCATCGAGCGTGACGGAGTACAGGCCGGGTTCGGGGTCCTGGGGGAGATCGTGATTGATCTCGGCGATCCCGTGCGGGGCGCGAGGGGCGGGCCGGACACTGCCACCGGCGCCCCTTCCATGGTGCATCACACCGGCGATTTCGGTTTCATGCTACCGGGGTCCGGCGTGCATTTTGCTGGCCGTAAAGACGATCAGATCAAAGTGAACGCGCTCAGGATTGAGCTGTCGGACATCAGCCATCACGCAGAGGACGTGCCGGGGGTGCGGCAGGCGGTGACGCTGCAGACCGGTGCGGACGGGCGGGAATTGTCGCTTTTTATCGTCAGTGAGAACCTGCGCGGCCCGGCAGAGATACGCGCGGCACTGTCACAGATGCTGCCCGACTACATGGTGCCGCAGCACATTGTCGTGGTGGACCACATTCCGTTGTCGCCGAATGGCAAAACGGATGCCAAAGCTCTGCGCGCGATGACGGCGGAGGTACCTGAAAACCACAGACCGTCCCAGCCCGTGCAGACCGCGGCGGAGAGACAGATCGCGGATGTTCTCGCGCGCAGCACCGGGTTGCCGGCCGATGACCGGCACCTCAGCCTCGCGGATCTCGGCGCTGACAGTCTCGCGCGGATCGAAGCCCGGCTCGGGCTTGAGGCACTGGGGGTTGATCTGGCGCAGGGCTGGGAATTCACGTCGATCACAGATCTCGCGAAAAAAGGTTTCAGTTCAGCTTCCGGCCGACCGTCGCGACGGGGGGCTTTCGCTCCGCAGCGGATGGAAAGCTTTCTGGTGATGCGGTCGCTTGCGATCATTGCGATTGTTGCACATCACTCAGGTCTCTATTTCTCCAACGGGTTTTCAGCGGCTCTGATTGCGCTAACGGGTTTCAGTTTCGCGAAACTGCAGCTGCCGGCCATTCTTGGCGATGACCGGACCGGGCGGGTCTGGGCGACGATCGCACGGCTTATGGTGCCCCTGGTGCCGGTCTCTCTGGTGATCTACGGTGTGCATATAGCGATCGGCAACGATCCGCACATTTCCGCTCTGCTGTTCTATGAAAACATGTCGGCATTTGTGGACAGTGTACTTCTGCAGCGTTCCGACAGCCGGCACCACATCAGCTGGCTGTGGTTTCTGCATGTTTATCTGCAGATTTTCATCGTGATCGGCCTGCTACTGGCCAGCGGCCGGGTACGCAGAGCACTGAGAAGCGCGCAATGGCGCACCGTCATGGGTTTTTTCGTACTCGCGGAGGCTGCGGGTTTCAGTACCGTCCTGATCGCGGGACTGCTTTACGGCGATATCGGGCATGTGGCCGCGACGCTGCATCGCTCTGCGGGCATGCTGATGCCTGTGCTGGTGGTCGGCGGTCTTGCCGCACTAGCAACAACGCGCCGGGAACTGCTGGTTTCGCTGCTGGCAGGGCTGGGACATATCCTGCTCTTCAATCTGGTCATACCGGGCGGCGATACGGGCATCTGGCTCTTCGCCGTCACACTGGCGACCCTCGCCCCCTACATTCCGCTGCCGGCCTTTCTGTCGGTCGTGGTCCTCGCCGTTTCAGGAGAGGCTCTGATGATTTATCTGACGCACCGCGCTTCATTATTCGCGTTGACGACAGGTCTCGGATTTGAGCCGCCGGCGCTGATACAGGTCATCTTCGCCCTCGTCACAGGGGTGCTTCTGGGCAAAGCGGTCCGTCCTTTGCTGGATCGCCTGGGGGTTGGCAGGCTGGCTGAACGACGTGTCAATTTCAGCTGA
- a CDS encoding alpha/beta fold hydrolase — protein sequence MSGQSDTREDSVPEKKDHRKLAAILAADVVRYSLLMAGDESRTHARLKEVLARVFKPAVRRHGGRIFKLMGDGALVEFASANDAVSCAVEIQSLMAETQDAVPPEEAIRMRIGISLGDVIVDGADLFGNGVNLAARMESLAEPGAICISGNVREHISDRAEYTIAGLGPCQVKNIPAPVNVFQIELAQGNAEKTGAPADIEQHIRFCTTPDGVRIAFATAGSGPPVVSVSNWLTHLELDFRIPMRRALNTLLTPDYQVVRYDARGSGLSDREIADFSLDASVQDLTSVIDALGHDRVSLIGQSQGAAIAAAFSARYPDRVKKLVLCGGYARGRRMRGSEGQIAESDAFITMIREGWGKELDAYVRMFGAFFMPDASADQLSGFTQMQRSATPPENAASIQLAIDSIDISEELRNVKAPALVFHVRDDARAPFEEGRKMAAGIPGARFIPLEGRNHVMLDSDPGLTRFLQEVSDFLKD from the coding sequence TTGTCCGGACAGTCAGACACCCGCGAGGACAGCGTGCCGGAGAAAAAAGATCACAGAAAGCTCGCGGCAATTCTCGCAGCAGACGTGGTCCGGTACTCACTGCTTATGGCCGGCGATGAATCCAGGACTCACGCCCGTCTGAAAGAGGTGCTGGCGCGCGTCTTTAAGCCGGCCGTGAGACGTCACGGTGGCCGGATATTCAAGCTGATGGGCGACGGTGCTCTGGTAGAATTCGCAAGCGCCAACGATGCGGTGAGCTGCGCCGTTGAGATACAGTCGCTGATGGCTGAAACACAGGACGCCGTTCCCCCTGAGGAGGCGATCAGAATGCGGATCGGTATAAGCCTTGGCGATGTGATCGTTGATGGCGCCGATCTCTTTGGCAATGGCGTGAACCTCGCAGCCCGCATGGAAAGCCTCGCCGAACCGGGCGCGATCTGCATTTCCGGTAACGTCCGCGAACACATCAGCGACCGTGCAGAATACACCATCGCCGGGCTTGGTCCCTGTCAGGTTAAAAACATCCCCGCACCGGTGAATGTCTTTCAGATCGAACTGGCTCAGGGCAATGCGGAGAAGACCGGCGCGCCGGCGGACATTGAACAGCACATCCGGTTCTGCACGACGCCGGATGGTGTCCGCATCGCCTTTGCCACAGCCGGCAGCGGCCCGCCCGTCGTTTCCGTTTCGAACTGGCTCACACACCTTGAACTCGATTTCCGCATCCCGATGCGCCGGGCGCTGAACACTTTGCTGACACCGGACTATCAGGTCGTGCGGTACGATGCGCGCGGCAGCGGTCTGTCTGACCGGGAGATCGCTGACTTTTCACTGGATGCCTCTGTTCAGGATCTGACGAGCGTGATTGATGCGCTCGGGCACGACCGGGTATCGCTGATCGGACAGTCTCAGGGTGCGGCGATCGCAGCGGCCTTTTCCGCGCGGTATCCCGACAGGGTGAAAAAGCTTGTGCTTTGCGGCGGATATGCCCGCGGACGCAGGATGCGCGGCTCAGAAGGCCAGATTGCCGAAAGCGATGCCTTCATCACCATGATCAGAGAGGGCTGGGGCAAAGAGCTTGACGCCTATGTGCGGATGTTCGGCGCGTTCTTTATGCCCGATGCCAGCGCCGACCAGTTGTCGGGTTTCACACAGATGCAAAGAAGCGCCACGCCACCCGAAAATGCCGCAAGCATTCAGCTGGCGATCGACAGTATCGATATCTCCGAAGAATTGCGGAACGTCAAAGCGCCAGCCCTCGTGTTTCATGTGCGCGACGATGCCCGCGCGCCCTTTGAAGAAGGCCGGAAGATGGCCGCAGGCATACCCGGTGCCAGATTCATCCCGCTCGAGGGGCGTAACCATGTGATGCTGGACAGTGATCCGGGCCTGACGCGGTTTTTGCAGGAAGTGTCAGACTTTCTGAAGGACTGA
- a CDS encoding ABC transporter ATP-binding protein: MDLSIAQGEFFTFLGPSGCGKTTALRMLAGFETPTEGSVLIDGEDVSAQEPYRRPVNMVFQNYALFPHLTVGQNIAYGLKQRRPKPGRALIEEKVSRALETVRLSGYEDRRIWEMSGGQQQRVALARAIVNEPKLLLLDEPLAALDRKLRKEMQIELQDLQRDLGITFVLVTHDQEEALSLSDRIGVVRAGQIIQVGAPQELYDRPASRYVADFVGTSNFFEGAGVEISSDTASITLQNGRRYNGRAMGGIASGENGCLSVRPEQIRIGREATPDALECTVLNRIFLGEHTEYLVRQKDLGNIKVLAPRQSDEGLNSLGKGDSAWLHWADDGALVLKND; encoded by the coding sequence ATGGACCTCAGCATTGCGCAGGGCGAGTTCTTTACTTTTCTTGGTCCGTCAGGCTGCGGAAAAACGACTGCTTTGCGGATGCTTGCAGGATTTGAAACGCCCACTGAGGGCTCTGTTCTGATCGATGGCGAGGACGTGTCGGCACAGGAGCCCTACCGCAGGCCCGTTAACATGGTTTTTCAGAACTACGCGCTTTTCCCGCATCTCACCGTCGGGCAGAATATTGCCTATGGTCTCAAACAACGGCGGCCAAAGCCGGGGCGGGCGCTCATTGAAGAAAAAGTCTCCCGCGCACTCGAGACTGTGCGCCTGTCCGGGTATGAGGACCGTCGCATCTGGGAGATGTCGGGCGGGCAGCAACAGCGTGTAGCGCTGGCGAGGGCAATCGTGAATGAGCCCAAGCTGTTACTGCTTGACGAACCGCTGGCGGCCCTCGACCGCAAACTGCGTAAGGAAATGCAGATTGAACTGCAGGACCTGCAGCGTGATCTCGGGATCACTTTCGTCCTTGTGACACATGATCAGGAAGAAGCACTGTCGCTCAGTGACCGCATCGGCGTTGTTCGGGCCGGACAGATCATTCAGGTGGGCGCGCCGCAGGAACTGTATGACAGACCTGCATCACGATATGTCGCCGATTTTGTCGGGACGTCGAATTTTTTTGAAGGCGCCGGCGTGGAGATCAGCAGCGATACCGCGTCCATCACCTTGCAGAACGGGCGCCGTTACAATGGCCGGGCAATGGGCGGGATCGCGTCCGGTGAGAACGGATGCCTCAGCGTGCGCCCCGAACAGATCCGCATCGGGCGTGAGGCAACGCCGGATGCGCTCGAATGCACAGTTCTCAACCGGATTTTTCTGGGCGAGCATACCGAATACCTCGTTCGGCAAAAGGACCTGGGCAATATAAAAGTGCTGGCCCCGCGGCAGTCCGATGAAGGGCTGAATTCACTGGGAAAAGGCGACAGTGCCTGGCTGCACTGGGCCGATGACGGCGCGCTTGTTCTGAAGAATGACTAG
- a CDS encoding ABC transporter substrate-binding protein: protein MEDHISKQKFMQELRRYQKGSVTRRHFLGVTGLGAATAVMGAAVPGLRATTAMASDIGDRVVLATWPNYHDQANFDMFTDKTGAFMQVNVFGSNEEMLAKLQAGGSGWDVYVPTNYTITTYVEEDLIEPLDLSRLPNYDAAAFDKRFSDAGVVDGVVYAVPKNWGTTGMAVNTSHDGGKAFTSWKDFFDRTMDDYSGRTMVHDYQLTTIGAALNYHGYSFNSIDEAELADAEKLLIDVKPHLFAITSDYQPAMRSGDAWLTICWTGDGKQLNTDIPEIDYVLGKEGGELWSDYYAIPKGAPHMEAAYALINFMLDPEVNAREVMAHGYPVADSRTNDLLPEEILNDPILYPAADLLDALEFGAAQTLTDPNRAELIARFKSA from the coding sequence ATGGAAGACCACATTTCCAAACAGAAGTTCATGCAGGAATTGCGGCGTTATCAGAAGGGCTCGGTCACACGGCGGCACTTTCTGGGCGTAACCGGCCTTGGTGCCGCGACGGCTGTGATGGGGGCGGCTGTGCCCGGACTGCGTGCGACCACGGCGATGGCATCCGACATCGGTGATCGTGTGGTGCTGGCCACGTGGCCCAACTATCACGACCAGGCCAATTTCGACATGTTCACCGATAAGACCGGGGCCTTCATGCAGGTCAATGTCTTCGGATCTAACGAAGAAATGCTGGCCAAACTGCAGGCGGGCGGCAGCGGCTGGGACGTATACGTGCCGACCAACTACACCATCACCACCTATGTCGAAGAGGATCTGATCGAACCGCTTGATCTGTCCAGACTGCCGAACTACGATGCGGCGGCCTTTGACAAACGGTTCTCTGACGCCGGTGTCGTCGATGGGGTTGTCTATGCGGTGCCCAAGAACTGGGGCACGACCGGTATGGCGGTGAATACGTCGCACGACGGTGGTAAGGCCTTCACATCCTGGAAGGATTTCTTTGACCGCACCATGGATGACTATTCCGGCCGCACAATGGTCCACGACTATCAGCTGACCACCATCGGTGCTGCGCTGAACTATCACGGTTATTCGTTCAACTCGATCGATGAGGCCGAACTGGCCGATGCCGAAAAACTTCTGATCGATGTGAAACCTCACCTTTTTGCGATCACGTCGGATTATCAGCCGGCGATGCGGTCCGGCGATGCCTGGCTGACGATCTGTTGGACCGGCGACGGCAAACAGCTCAACACCGACATTCCCGAAATCGACTATGTGCTCGGTAAGGAAGGTGGAGAGCTGTGGAGCGACTATTATGCGATTCCGAAAGGTGCGCCGCATATGGAAGCCGCCTATGCGCTGATTAACTTCATGCTCGACCCGGAAGTGAACGCGCGCGAAGTGATGGCGCATGGCTATCCGGTTGCGGACAGCCGCACGAACGACCTGCTGCCGGAAGAGATTCTGAATGATCCGATCCTCTACCCGGCGGCAGACCTTCTCGATGCGCTGGAGTTCGGGGCAGCACAGACGCTGACGGATCCCAACCGCGCGGAACTCATCGCGCGTTTCAAGTCCGCATGA
- a CDS encoding carboxymuconolactone decarboxylase family protein has translation MSTFDEDLFLKGLEQRKATLGAEYVENNLAAADDFTRPFQEAMTAWCWGFGWGDDVIDAKTRSMMNLSMIGALGKMTEWEIHCRGALTNGVSQDEIRAIIHVIGIYCGVPQALECFRVARKVLSEANAD, from the coding sequence ATGAGTACATTTGATGAGGACCTGTTTCTAAAGGGACTTGAACAGCGCAAAGCAACGCTGGGTGCGGAATATGTTGAAAATAACCTTGCCGCTGCGGATGATTTCACCCGTCCGTTTCAGGAGGCCATGACCGCATGGTGCTGGGGCTTCGGGTGGGGAGATGATGTGATCGACGCAAAGACCCGTTCGATGATGAACCTGTCAATGATCGGCGCTCTGGGGAAAATGACCGAGTGGGAAATCCACTGTCGCGGAGCTCTGACCAACGGCGTCAGTCAGGACGAGATCCGCGCGATCATCCACGTCATCGGCATCTACTGCGGGGTCCCGCAGGCACTGGAATGCTTCCGGGTGGCCAGGAAGGTTCTGAGCGAGGCAAATGCGGACTGA
- a CDS encoding FAD-dependent monooxygenase, whose product MQYHLEGFRAGDPSRAPAARKDARDAVDVLIIGCGPAGLTLATQLSLPGDVSVRIVDRRPGPLEIGQADGIACRSVEMFEAFGFADRVIREGYQVSEVSFWRPGPDGTTLTRADRIKDVEDGLSEMPHIILSQARIHDFYLETMAHSARRLVPEYNLELLSLERDDRHQFPVTATLKRGDRPGETETIRARYVAGCDGARSVVRSELGLALRGSSARQLWGVMDVLVRTTFPDIRLKCAIQSAEQGSMLIIPREGGYMVRLYIELDALGPGERASDRGVTPDELIDKARRILSPFEFDVASIAWWSAYEIGQRVCDAFDDAGSAGQGAQAPRIFIAGDACHTHSPKAGQGMNVSMADAFNLGWKLAAVLRGQSPAALLDTYNSERRAKAQELIDFDRDMARLFSEKPETGGDVARFQAYFRKHGRYTAGVETCYGPSLITGGAHHQNLATGYPVGKRFHSAPVIRLADAKPMQLGHALKADGRWRIIIFAPQSDDGTAAGQVGALCQKLRGLTSRVSPSGADPDEVIDVRAVFQSPHRRTDVATLPAFLVPRKGSMGLTDYEKVFCPDPDRGDIFDMRGIDRDRGAVIVVRPDQYVSLVVPVTGDREIEGFFAGVLLS is encoded by the coding sequence ATGCAATACCACCTCGAAGGGTTCCGCGCAGGTGATCCGTCCCGAGCGCCGGCTGCCCGCAAAGATGCGCGCGACGCCGTTGACGTACTCATCATCGGATGCGGGCCGGCGGGGCTTACGCTGGCGACACAGCTCAGCCTTCCGGGGGATGTTTCCGTACGTATTGTTGACCGCCGGCCAGGTCCCCTGGAAATCGGGCAGGCCGACGGTATTGCCTGCCGCTCGGTTGAGATGTTCGAAGCATTCGGGTTTGCCGACCGCGTGATCAGAGAAGGCTATCAGGTCAGTGAGGTGAGTTTCTGGCGCCCCGGTCCCGACGGCACGACGCTGACGCGCGCAGACCGTATCAAAGATGTGGAAGATGGCCTGTCTGAGATGCCCCACATTATCCTGAGCCAGGCGCGCATTCATGATTTTTATCTGGAAACCATGGCGCATTCAGCGCGCCGGCTGGTACCTGAATACAACCTCGAACTGCTGTCACTTGAACGCGATGACAGACATCAGTTCCCGGTCACGGCGACACTGAAGCGCGGGGACCGGCCGGGCGAGACCGAAACGATCCGTGCACGCTATGTCGCAGGCTGTGACGGGGCACGCAGCGTGGTGCGCTCCGAACTGGGACTTGCGTTAAGGGGGAGTTCCGCGCGGCAACTATGGGGCGTGATGGATGTCCTGGTACGGACGACCTTCCCTGATATCCGGTTGAAATGCGCAATCCAGTCCGCGGAACAGGGCAGCATGCTCATCATTCCCCGCGAAGGTGGCTATATGGTCCGCCTCTATATTGAACTGGATGCTCTGGGTCCCGGTGAGCGGGCATCGGATCGCGGCGTTACCCCGGATGAGCTGATTGATAAAGCGCGCCGCATCTTGTCCCCCTTTGAATTTGACGTGGCCTCGATTGCCTGGTGGTCTGCTTATGAGATCGGACAGCGTGTCTGTGATGCCTTTGATGACGCCGGAAGCGCGGGGCAGGGCGCTCAGGCACCGCGTATTTTTATCGCCGGAGACGCCTGCCACACCCACAGCCCCAAAGCGGGCCAGGGTATGAACGTCTCCATGGCCGACGCATTTAATCTCGGCTGGAAACTGGCTGCAGTTCTGCGGGGTCAGTCGCCTGCAGCGTTGCTCGACACCTATAACTCAGAGCGCCGCGCCAAGGCGCAGGAACTCATTGATTTTGATCGCGATATGGCGCGTTTGTTCAGTGAAAAGCCGGAAACCGGGGGCGATGTGGCGCGCTTTCAGGCGTATTTCAGGAAACACGGGCGTTACACTGCCGGGGTCGAGACCTGCTATGGCCCTTCGCTGATTACCGGTGGTGCGCACCATCAGAACCTCGCGACAGGATACCCTGTCGGGAAGCGTTTCCACTCCGCCCCCGTAATCAGGCTGGCAGATGCAAAACCAATGCAACTCGGGCACGCATTAAAGGCCGACGGGCGCTGGCGGATCATCATTTTTGCGCCGCAATCCGATGACGGCACAGCTGCGGGTCAGGTCGGTGCCCTGTGCCAGAAGCTCAGGGGCCTGACGAGCCGTGTCTCGCCATCCGGTGCAGACCCTGACGAGGTAATTGATGTCCGTGCTGTCTTTCAGAGCCCGCACCGCCGCACAGATGTCGCCACACTGCCTGCGTTTCTGGTGCCGCGGAAAGGGTCGATGGGCCTCACTGATTATGAAAAGGTTTTCTGCCCTGATCCGGATCGTGGCGACATATTTGATATGCGGGGTATTGATCGCGACCGGGGTGCGGTGATCGTTGTGCGTCCGGACCAGTACGTCAGTCTCGTTGTGCCGGTCACCGGTGATCGTGAAATCGAAGGTTTCTTTGCGGGCGTGCTGCTTTCCTGA